In the Besnoitia besnoiti strain Bb-Ger1 chromosome IX, whole genome shotgun sequence genome, AGCAACGTGCGAGGTCCGTGTGCGGAAGACAGTCGCGGGGAGGCCTTTCCGCGGATGAGTCAGGAAGTTCAGACGGTCCTCCTCCACGCGACGCTGCGTGATCTCTATTATCCGCCTGGCGActccgtctcgcctccgtcgctctaTCCCGCGGCGCTTGatctgcctgcggccgctgagCGACTCCAGCAGCGGACTCCCTGCGgtcgcagcgaggaggacgcgacggGCGAACGCCAAGCAGCCGCgtgggaggcggcgagcccgcggagcGCTGAGGAGGTGAGAGGGGTTGGGGGCAAGCCGCCGCCGTGGGaaagcgaggacgcgcaTGCGAAAGGCGCTGCGAGCCCGCCTGGAAGGGGGGACACGCCGCGAACACCGGGGGAGGggcggctctctcgccgcgcgcctctgtgcgGCGTTTGGATGGAAAGCGAAGTCCGCGCCATCCTCGACGTCTTTCGCCTGGCGCGGCACAGCCCCGGCCCTGCGAGGTCTGTCTCACCGGTGTCTTTGAGACTCGAAACGGAGCCTCCTGCGCACTCGtcggacgacgacgcgcaagTCCCCTCTGCCGGCTgcccccctcgccgccggcttcACTGCCTGTGGCATCCGGTTGCCGCGGAGAGTCCGCTTTGTCGGCGTCTCCCGCCAGGCCTCTCTGCAtcttcgcatgcagcggctcgccgtaTCTCGGGGCTCTCtgcgaagcagcggcgctggCTGGCTACGAGCGCGACCGCATCGTGGAagtcgcgcagacgcccgacggcggcgtGATGAGTGTGACCTGTCTGCAGGAGAAGATACTCAATTGCCGACGAAGGGAGGTCgttcggcggccgccgaaaGCCTCTGCGGGCGGTGGGGCTGAGGCAGACGGCAGGATCATCAGAGAGGGGGAACACGACAGCGGAGTGCGGACAGACGAGTCATGCGCTGCATTCATGATCTTCGCTTCGGCGGGACGCAGCGGAGCTCTGGGCGGCTTCGATGACTTTCTTGCTCTTCGACGTCTCGCCGATCAAATAGACGCGTGGCTGCACATCGATGGCGTGGCGGGGGGGTCGTTCGTCTTCCCGAGGGTAAGCAGGTGCCTAGAATTCCTCTACGTGCCGTAATGCATCTGAATCAGACGACTGGGTCTACACAGCAAAGGCataaaatatatatatgtatatagttatagtatgcatatgcatggGTAAGAAGGAGAGAACACAATCTGTGTCGACCCTTTGACAACATGCACCGCTCTTCCTCATGGTTTTGTATGGGTATCGATTTCCCCTGACGTGAGAATGATGAATCGATGTGTTTGCCCTGAAGTCATTCCACGCAACTTGATTGTCATGGGCGCGGACAGTCGTGGCCTTTCTCTTCTCAACCTTTGACTTTCTCCTCTCATTCGGTTCTTCAGTCTTGCGCTTTGCTTCAGTTCTTTTCTCGAGACATCCTTTTGTGGCGGCGGTCTATTTGCCGCTTTCTCCCCATCTGCGTCGTTGTTTTTGCCGCCTCCATTCTCTTATTCTCAGGAGCAACCTTTTCAGGCTTTATGTGCGGGCATCGGTCTGGCGGACTCGCTCACCTGGAACGCTCACGCCTTTCTGCGCGCGGCAGATGACCCTGCTTCTCCTGTCGCTCTGTTCTGCCGGCAAGACGCgttgcctctcctctccagtACGCATTTAAATTCGGCTTCTCCGCCCGCgtggctctctgcgcggaaAAGTCTCGCCCGTTTCGCTCGTCCGGCTCTTGGCTCTGTTccgctcctgcagctgccaTGGCGAGCAGACTGCATAGGCCGCAGTTTCCCACTGTGGTGTTTGTGGAGGAAGCTGGGAGACATCGGCGCAGCCAATCGCGTGCGGCAGGTGTACCTTCGGTGCCGGCAACTGATGCTCCTTCTGTCGCACTTCCCCAAGCGCGTGAAGCCTCCGGCTTTTCCGACGTCGCTCTCGAAACACGCAATCGAAGCAAACGCGCCGGGGGGGCCCTGGGAGGCCCCAGCGAGGTGTGCAAAGGAGGGTGAGAAGAGCCAGGAAGCGGAAAAGCAGACGCCAGGCATCCGAGCGCAGGCAACGCAGCGCACGAACGGGGACGATGTGGATGAGCAGAAGACCAACGCCAAGGGTGATCCAccgagggggagggggaagcagacgaaaGCCACGTGGAGCACAGCGCATGGAAGCGGGGGAACGGAATCGCTCACAGGAGGACAAGGAGAAGAAAGTGCACCAGAGCAAGGCACCCCGGAGCAAGACTCCCTCGACGATCAGGCAGGGCCTTTCGACATTGGAGGCGCGgtcgaagacgacgaggcgttTCTCAGAGACCGTGAAGCCGCTGTGGATTACCTCGTGGATGCAGCACGAGAAGTGATATGCAGTGAGCCGGGCGCTTTCCTCCCGCCTCCTGCCCTCGCTACAGGAGCGTCTTTTTCGGGTGCAAATTCACCTGGCAGGCTGCGCACGTGGACTCTAGAGGAACTTCGCGCGGATTCGAAACGGAGTAGGTTTTCGGAGCCCCCAGGTTCAGAGGCGGCCCGTGAAGCCGCAGAGATAAAGAAAGGTGATCGGTTGTCTTCGGAGAGAACTAATGGGCCTGCTCCGAAAGAGGTTCACAGCGATTCGCCTTCCGCTTGCGAACGCAGCGGATGCATGCATACCCCAGGTGCGTTCCGTGTGGCGCATCCAGGGCGGCACCTGAGTTTCTCTGTCGCTTTTTGGTGGGTTCCTCCCCCTATCCGGAAGGAGATTCTCACGAAGGAAGCACCCGATATCCCCGCATCCACCTGGGAGGAGCTCTacttcttcgcgtctcggATTTTCCGacttctcgcgctgcttgTGGAGCGAGGGCGGCTGGGATCTGCTGGACAAAACGGGAGGCGAACAGATGGAGGAAAGCAGGAGAAGAGGGGAGATGAGACAGGCATGAAGGATTCTAAGAGTCTGCGAGGCTCTGACTTTCGTCTTTCCTCGGATGCGTTGTCGATTCACCTTGTGGAAGACGTCAGGCAGAAGAACCGAGCATGGCCAGAGAAAGGTAGACACGGTGAGCCGGCACGTTCTGGCGTGCCTCCCACGTTCCTCTCGGTGTGCATTGCGGATCCCCGCGTCGGTGAAGGCGACATCGCTGCAATTCTGTGTCTTGTTAACCGGCTAGGCATGCTCTTGATGGAAAATGCAGCGTCAAATTCCTAAAGAATAGCTCTCGCTCAGTTTTCGAGAGGTCGCCGCGCTTGGTCCAAGCTTCCGGGTCCACaaatacatgtgtatatctATCCTGACCTGGAATTGCGAGTAGACTCGAGAGGTATATCCAAATATTTTTTTGAAGCCGTGTGTGTTCGGTACAAGCTAAAAGGGCATCTTTGAATCGACCGTAAGCGTCAGGAGCACAAGGTTTCCGACACGCTTCTTCAGACTTTGAAGGGACAAAGATGGCCTCAAAGGGGTCAGGGTCGATCGCGGCAGGATATTCCCTAAAATTCCGTTTTCTTTCAGTAAAAGTATCCGTTAATTTCAGGCACAACATGGCGCGTGGCAGTGCCCCGGTGTATAGACACCTTGTGCGTGGGCATCATCGCGTCGTCAGCCGCGTTCCGATTTTCTTTGTCTCTCAAAACGCTTCCGGGTTTGCGGACAGATTTGGAAACGAAGGCACTGGAGGAGGATAAACGAGACGACAAATCGGCACGTCGAGTCCGTTGTCCGCCTCTCGGTGCGTCGGAGATCGCAGCGCTTGCAGTGTTGGGTCCGAGTCTGTCTGTGTTGTGTTCTCCCAGTAAGATAGATAGCCTCCTGGGCTAAAGGGTGCAGTCAAGAAGCGCGGCCCAGGGTTGAGTGTTGTCTCGTTCATATGCTCTGTGTGCCGTCGTGTACATGTGGTTGTGCGCCAATCGGAGAGAGGCGATCAAGACAAGGGACGTGATGgttccgctttcttcttcagacAATCGTTACAAACGCGACGTGGGATGATCCAGCCCTCACCCAAGCCTGCCAGCGGCATGAACCCTCGTTCCATAGAGGGTTTCGTCCGGTGCCGCCTCTGGCTTGCGGTGTGTTTCGAGGCAAGTCGTGCGGTCGAGAAGCGTGCAACATGTCGAGTTTTCGGCCATTGTGGCTACGCGATGCCCTCTTACGGGCGAGTTtccggtgtacatacaccacAGAGCCCCTTCGCGTGTTTCACGACAGAAGTCCACGCCGTTGTGTTGTGCCGAATCGCGTCGAGTTCGTTGGCTCAACGCGGCGTGCTGCTTGGCTGCAGCAACGTTGATGGAATAGCCTGTCGTTTTTAAGGTTTCTCAGTTTTATCATCGCCAGCACCTCCGGTAGGAGACTGCGTTCTTGTGACTCAAGAGCAATAGAGTTAGCCGAAGACACCGAGGGTTGGCGAACAGGAAAACCCGTGAAGAAACGGGGAGGTGTTCGGGAGACATTAGGGTCCTTTCTGGACTAATGCAGCTACTACGGGCTTGAGAACTTGGCGTATGCAAGCATCTCACGTGTAAGCCCTACGCAGCCGTGGCTGCACAAGCGAATAATTGTCCGTGTAAAcgtcgctttctcttcttaTATGTAGGtacggagaggagagggcgtTTCGGTCAGCTGTGGATCTGTTCAGGCGCacgtatgtgtgtgtgcatcTTACTGCGACTGTTTCTTGAGCAGGGACAGTGAGTCAGGTCAGTCCTTCCTGTCTCAGATAGTTTTTTTTCTTATGAAGAACTCTACATGCGCGCGTGTTACCTAGTGATGGTGTGGCGACTAGCGCCGTCCGAAACGGAAAAGGAAACGAAAGTTGCCGCGGGAAAGAATGTGCCGTAACGTCCGAGCTACGACTACATCGAAGAGACAGGgaacgcgccgcctccggggCAAGTGAGTCGTTTCGATGGTGCTGAGTATTTGCGTTTTGAGTGCCCGCCGTATGACTCTTTCCGTTTGCCGTTTTGCCAGGTGCAAGGGCACCGCGCGGTTCTAACCTGGTTACGTGCTGGCGGCGCACTGGATGAAAAGATTTTTTAACGTGTTTGAGCCAGAATCTcggccgccgtcttcggGAGCATGTCACGGGCTGGCGGGTCTTGCGCGAAAAAGAGTTTTTTGACGTTCTTTACGGCGTGCAGCCGGTGAATGAAGGCCCGCCCACGCAGCTGTGGGATCTCTCGTTTCGAAACTGGGACTAACAGTCGGGACTTCGCCGCTCCCACTTTTGATTCAAGGCGAGGTTGGGCGGGATCGTGCGAGGAGCAgctttccgcgtctcctTGAGACACACTGACACCCAGGATTTTTTAGACAGAGACGGTCTTTCTGCAAGCGTAAGAAGGCTGAGGCTGGCTGGGGTGAGAAATACGTAGCAAGGCCAATGCGCGTAGCACGTCTCGGAATTCGACACACAGACTTTTGCGAAGTTGTCTCGTGGCGAAAAAAGTCCTGACGCTTGCGCAGATTCCCACGAACTCTGTACCTCTGCTTCGCGACCGGGGTGCGTACAGCTTACACTCTTAAGCGCTGAGACTTCTTAGTTAGCGGACACTCGATTCCAAAACGTACTCGCTTTCCAGATGTTGCGCAGTGAAAACCGGTCTTCCAACGAAGTGTTTGAAGCGGCAAATCTTTCTGCCCGTGGAAAATGAAGGAACGAGCCCTGAAGGAGACAGGGCGGTCGTAGGAGAGGCTTTGGACAGCTGAGCCTGTCAAGGTAGGCAGGACTGGGAAACGACGTAGCTTCTCTAGAAACGTCGCGGTATAGAGCTGGTTCGTGGAGAAACGCGAAAGGCAGCGAACTCCAAACGCAGAAACCGGGTGCTCCCTCATCTTGAATGTTTTTCCAGTATATTGCTTTACAAAATAAAAGCTCGTTCAATAAAGTGTATTCTTTTAAAATTTGTTTAAACCATTCAGAAATAAAGAGTAATGTAGAAAAGAGTCAATAAAAATTAAAGgatttttcgttttttcaaAAAGAAAGTGAAACTTTTAAAGTTTTGATAAAAAAATGGAAAAAACTTATAGAGCGAAACTTGAAAAATTATAATATTTTTAGCTACTTTTTTACCTGCCTTTTGTACTAAATTCAAAGAAAGAGTTTGCGTTCAcgaaagaaaaggaaaacTTCACATAAACAAATTGCAGTTTATGCTCCAAACTATAAATGGTTTTTAATTATTACATCTATTTTTAGAAATAAATAAAATAAACAGAAGGCTAATTTATCTTGAGTTCGATAAGGGTAAGAGGAATCTTCTGAGTAGTGAAAGGCGAAGATACAAAAAATACCAATAAAATTTTTTATTTCAAGAAAGTGGTTTAAATAAATGTAAAATTTCATATCTACTTGAATTATAATATTCTAAGATAAAAGAACATGGTTTAAATGGAAAAATTTTATATACGTTATTACCCTCACCTCCTCCCATTCTGCTTTCTAAAGGCTTTTTACTATGAATTGTAGTTTTACACATTTCGAAACTGTGAAAGTTTTTTAAATGTCAAAGATTTTataaaaaaacaaaaaaaaacctAAACCCCAAAGGGAACGTGAAGTGTGCGTATGCATCCCTCTAGGTAGCGTAAGCGGTTCTCCGTGTGCAGTCCTGCGAATAGAACTAACTGTATGTAGTTAAGCAAATAAAACTAAGTGTATGCAGataagcatatatatatatatatatacatataacTAAGAATATGCAGATAAGCATATACGTGCACTGTATTCCTAGCCATTCCTGCATACGAGGGAGTATTTCCTTCCCTACCCGCACAACTCCGACCTAGACATAGCGTCTTCGAGCCTCCCGTCGTGTGTGAGCCTTTTCAAATCTTTCTGGAACGCCACTC is a window encoding:
- a CDS encoding hypothetical protein (encoded by transcript BESB_015030): MRSITEFGIKGEVYHPLRVDSGASSLDPVDPPRDREKAGIGTLEELHHHIFRLLANTADPHRLARTKLLLQRYNGQDWRLWKQRLSRDAKRAHAYSRSAVWKHPGCFQLLILTWAPGCCSPIHNHPCERCFLMPLHGTMAEARFWVDEESEQCTEICRSTMKTHTAYWIDDSYGWHAVMNLGSEDAVSLHLYIPEIVRCKMVHPVTHGIRWTSCASDTRDAPPAAHQRLLRILSRALAERSADSDGCRGESLEGSLARCLLSAFGWDEDCARRRHAGDSVEKEKLATRDDAEGWSLGGGRMHWSFADHRADAHQLRDLFCFERNAEPFVDERLLHAIQTVVELCTGRAGAVERPAQHAARQHAKGVFPDSRARYGFRRGSRRHTVSQSPALFSLVSSPSPSPTSEGDDEDAAGCVWDGWRQAPQLASVAGCLARLLLPRGETVSAGALHLGFASGGSVSTDGCRRESGLGSLSLALSAAPSPLAACETLALLDAAILSHVAGFFRENEQVAAAPGLLEGSAENWPTRVVLFDCASPVRGGSRCSTYYRMRRAAARHLPQEAEEGAGAQESLSNVRGPCAEDSRGEAFPRMSQEVQTVLLHATLRDLYYPPGDSVSPPSLYPAALDLPAAAERLQQRTPCGRSEEDATGERQAAAWEAASPRSAEEVRGVGGKPPPWESEDAHAKGAASPPGRGDTPRTPGEGRLSRRAPLCGVWMESEVRAILDVFRLARHSPGPARPLCIFACSGSPYLGALCEAAALAGYERDRIVEVAQTPDGGVMSVTCLQEKILNCRRREVVRRPPKASAGGGAEADGRIIREGEHDSGVRTDESCAAFMIFASAGRSGALGGFDDFLALRRLADQIDAWLHIDGVAGGSFVFPREQPFQALCAGIGLADSLTWNAHAFLRAADDPASPVALFCRQDALPLLSSTHLNSASPPAWLSARKSLARFARPALGSVPLLQLPWRADCIGRSFPLWCLWRKLGDIGAANRVRQVYLRCRQLMLLLSHFPKRVKPPAFPTSLSKHAIEANAPGGPWEAPARCAKEGEKSQEAEKQTPGIRAQATQRTNGDDVDEQKTNAKGDPPRGRGKQTKATWSTAHGSGGTESLTGGQGEESAPEQGTPEQDSLDDQAGPFDIGGAVEDDEAFLRDREAAVDYLVDAAREVICSEPGAFLPPPALATGASFSGANSPGRLRTWTLEELRADSKRSRFSEPPGSEAAREAAEIKKGDRLSSERTNGPAPKEVHSDSPSACERSGCMHTPGAFRVAHPGRHLSFSVAFWWVPPPIRKEILTKEAPDIPASTWEELYFFASRIFRLLALLVERGRLGSAGQNGRRTDGGKQEKRGDETGMKDSKSLRGSDFRLSSDALSIHLVEDVRQKNRAWPEKGRHGEPARSGVPPTFLSVCIADPRVGEGDIAAILCLVNRLGMLLMENAASNS